In the genome of Synergistaceae bacterium, one region contains:
- the rpmF gene encoding 50S ribosomal protein L32 has product MATPKRRVSHSRTHNRKSQWLGALSGPSLTACSHCGEMIQTYRVCPACGYYRGRQIIKIAESKTAEKD; this is encoded by the coding sequence ATGGCAACTCCAAAAAGGCGAGTATCCCACTCCCGTACGCATAACCGCAAATCACAATGGCTTGGAGCACTTTCAGGGCCCAGTCTCACTGCCTGCAGCCACTGCGGAGAGATGATCCAGACATACCGTGTGTGCCCTGCTTGCGGTTACTACAGAGGACGTCAGATCATCAAGATCGCTGAATCGAAAACTGCAGAGAAAGACTAG